GGGTGCCAAGCCCAGCCGTCCACGACCAGTGACCGTTCGGACGGGCTCACGTGGAGCGCGCCCTGGAAGTAGTCGAGGTAGTGCTCGGGAGCCTTTTCGCCGCGGTCCGGCGCCGCGGTTTCGCGGTCGGTAAGCAGCTCTCCGCCGGGCAGCGCGAACACGTCGAGCCGGTTCCAGTCCGTCCCCGCGACGACCCTGGTCGCGTCGCCTTCGCCGAGGAAGGCCAGGGGGAACCGGGTGAGCTCGTTGTCGTTCCAGTCCCGGTCGACGTCGAGCACGGTGAGCCACTCGCGCAGGTCGACGACGGTGGCGAACTGGCCGTAGTCCGAGACGACCGCCGCGTACCGGCCGTCCCGCGAGGTGTGCAGGCCGCGGCGGGGGCGGTCCGGGATGTCCCGGATGTCTTCGTAGGTTTCCGCGGGCAGCTCGACCGGCCCGAGGAGCCACTGGTCGTCTTCGTCGATCCGGACGAAGCCCTCTTCGGTGAGGGCGAGCCAGCCGCCGGGCATCGGCGCCAGGCAGCCGTCGTTCACCGGCCGCACCGGGCAGGGGCGCGTCGACCAGCGTCCCCCGAGTTCCCCGTCCCGCAGCAGCATTTCGGGCTCGCCCTGCCAGCCCGCGGGGAAGCTCTCCTGGTCGGCCCGATCCGCGCAGCTCTCGCAGACTTCGACCAGCTCGGCCGGCGTGCAGAGCCCGCAGATCAGGTCGTAGCGCGTGCCCACGCCGGTCAGGTGACGCGCGGACGGGGGAGGTTCTTCGACAGCCAGGTGCGGGCAAAGGCGCAAGGTGCCGATGCGGCCCGGATGGCCGCAAGGCAGGGTGTTCACGGTTTCAGTGTGCGGGCCGCGCCACCGGTCCGCACCCGAATTATCCCAGGTACGCCAGCCACCCACCCTTCTCCGAGATGTCCTCCGCCTCCTCGGTCGCCGCCGGTTCGCAGAGGAAACCGGACACGCGCGAGCCGTCGGCCAGCTCCACCTTGCCGATCGCCAGCGGTGCCGGGATCCGCGAGACGAACTCGCCGAACCCCTTCACCGGCAGGTCCCACACCTCCGCCGCGATCGCGACGCCGCCGGACGCGACGCGCACCAGCCCGGGCTTGGGCGGCAGCGTGTCCAGCGCGAACAGCCGGTACGACGCCGAAGTCGACACCTCGGAAACGAACCGCCCGCCGCGGGACGTCAGCTCGTGGTTCAGCGGCTGTCCGCGCAGGTGCGCGCCGACCACCGCGATCGGCACCCGCTCGCCGCGCAGCCCGGCGAGCGCGGCCAGCTTCAGGTCGTCGTGCGGGGCGCCGGCCAGCATCACGCCGAACGGGCGCCCGGCCACCGTGCCCGCCGGGACCGCCAGCGCCGAGAGCCCGAACAGGTTGGTGGAGTTGGTGAACCGGCCCAGCCGCGCGTTGACCGCGACCGGATCGGCGGCCACCGCAGCGATCGTGGGGTGCTCGGTCGTCGTCGGTGTCAGGATCGCGTCGACGCCGGCCAGCACGGCCAGGGCTTCGGTGCGCAGCCCGGCGAGCGTCCGCTGGTCGGCGAACAACCGGTGCGCCGGGATGTCGCGGGCGCCGGTGATGATGCCGTGCACCACCGGGTCGACGGCGTCCGGGTGCGCCTCCAGGAACTCGCCGACGGCGGTGTACCGCTCGGCGACGAACGCGCCGCCGTACAACAGGTTCGCCGCTTCCAGGAAAGCCGATATGTCCACAGTGGTCACTTCGGCGCCCGCCGCGGCGTACTCCGCGACGGTGGCTTCGAACGCCTCCGCCCAGCCCGCTTCCAGCGGTCCCAGCCGGTCCGGGATGCCCAGCCGGAACCGTCCCGTGTGGACCTGCGCGGGTTCGGCCAGGCAGGTCAGGGCGAACGCCGCCTCCTCGACCGTCCGTGCGAACAGCGACACGCAGTCGATGCTCGCGCAGGCGGGCACGATGCCCTCGGTCGGCAGCAGCCCGGGCGTCGGCTTGAGCCCGACGATCCCGTTGAACGCCGCCGGCACCCGCCCCGACCCCGCGGTGTCGGTACCGAGCGCCAGATCCACGATCCCGAGCGCGACGGCCACGGCCGAGCCGGAACTCGACCCGCCCGAGACGTACGCCGGGTCGACGGCGTTGCGCACCGCGCCGTACGGGCTGCGCGTCCCGACCAGACCGGTCGCGAACTGGTCGAGGTTGGTCGTGCCGAGCACCAGCGCCCCGGCGGCCCGCAGCCGCGCGACGATCGGGGCGTCGGCCGCCGGCCGGTACGCGTAGGCCGGGCAGCCCGCGGTCGTCGGCAGCCCCGCGACGTCGATGTTGCCCTTGACCGCGACGAGCTTGCCGTACAGCGGCAGCCCGCGTTCCTCCAGCGCGGCGGCCTCGGCCAGCACCTCGGCTTCCGGCCGCAGGTCGATCCAGATCTCCGGCCGGTCGACCTGCTCGATGCGCCGGTACGCCGCGCGAACTCGTTCCACGAGACTCATCCCAGCACCACCAGCGGCGTACCGGGGGCGACCTGGTCACCGGGGGACACGAGCACTTCGACCACCTCACCGCCGGCCGGCGCGGGAATCCGCGCCTCCGTCTTCATCGCTTCCAGCGTCACCAGCGACTGCGCGTCCTCGACGCGCTCGCCCGCCGCGACGTCGACGCGCCACACCGTCGCCGCGAACGGCGCCTCGACGACGTGCCCGCCCGGCGGTGCCTCGACGCGCTTCGGCGGCAGCGTCACCGGTTCCGGCTTCGGGTCGAACTCGCCCGCCGCGGCCCACGCCCGCCGTTCCGCCTCGAACGCCGCCGCCTGCGTCGCCCGGAACCCGGCGATGCCGTCCGCGTTGTCGGCCAGGAACTCCTGGTACTCGGCCAGCTTGAAGGTGCCGTCGGTGGTGTCGAGCTCCAGCTGCCCGGACGAGCTCTGCGCCCGCAGCTCCAGGAGCTCGTCCGCGGACACGGGGTACCAGGAGATGCGGTCGAAGAATCGCAGGTTCCACGGCTGCTCGCCGCCGTGCCAGCTGTTCCAGACCTGCACGGTCCGGCCGACGAACTGGTAGCCGCCCGGCCCTTCCATGCCGTAGATACACAGGTAGGCGCCGCCGATGCCGACGGAGTTCTCCGCGGTCCACGTCCGCGCCGGGTTGTACTTCGTCGTCACCAGCCGGTGGCGCGGGTCCAGCGGAGTCGCGACCGGCGCGCCCAGGTAGACGTCGCCGAGGCCGAGCACCAGGTACTCCGCGTCGAAGACCGTCCGGTAGACCTCGTCCACATCGGACAGTCCGTTCACCCGCCGGATGAACTCGATGTTCCACGGGCACCAGGGCGCGTCGTCGCGCACGCCGGTCATGTACCGCTCGATCGCCTCGCGCGTCGCCGGGTCGTCCCACGACAGCGGCAGGCGGACGCGGCGGCTCGGCACCTCCAGCTCGGCGGTCGGCGGCAGGTCCCGCTCCAGCTCCCGCACCAGCCCGAGCGCCTTTTCGACCGGCAGGGCGTCCGGATCGACGTGCACCTGCAGCGACCGGATGCCCGGCGTCAGGTCGACGATCCCGGGCACGCCCTCGGCGGCGAGCCGTTCCCCGAGCGCGTGCACCCGCATCCGCAGCGCCAGGTCGAGTGTCATCTCGCCGTACTCGACGAGCAGGTTGTCGTCCCCGCTGCGCCGGTAGGTGACCGACGGCTCGTCGTCCGAAGAGGACAGTCGCCCGAGGACCCCGCCGTCCTGGCGGGCCTGCCGGGTCGGCGTCACCGCGGTGGCCGGCTGCTGCCGCAGCACCGCCGCGTGGTCGGCGTCGATCGGCACGAACCGCACGGTGTCGCCCGGGCGCAGCTGCCCGAGCTTCCAGCGCTCGCCGGTGGCGACCGTCGCCGGGCAGACGAAGCCGCCCAGGCTTGGCCCGTCCGGGCCGAGCAGGATCGGCAGGTCGCCGGTGTAGTCGACGGCGCCGATCGCGTACGGCGTGTCATGGATGTTCGACGGGTGCAGGCCTGCTTCGCCACCGTCGGCGCGCGCCCACTCGGGCCGCGGCCCGACGAGCCGGACGCCGGTGCGGGCGGAATTGAAGTGCACCTGCCACTCCGTGGCGTAGAACGCGTCGACGTCGCCGGGGGTGAAGAACTCCGGCGCCGCGTGCGGTCCTTCGAGCGCCCCGATCGTCCAGTGCGCGGCGAACTCCGGGCGGTCGGCGACCGGGCCCACGACGGGGTCCGCGGGAGCCGGGCCGCACTGCAGGACGTCGCCCGCGGCCAGGGCACGACCACCGTGCCCGCCGAACCGGCCCAGGGTGAACGTCGCCGCGCTGCCGAGGAACGCCGGGACGTCGACGCCGCCGCGGACGAGCACGTAGCTGCGCAGCCCGGCGGTGCACGCCCGGACGTCGAGCGTGGCCCCGGCGGGCACCTCGACCGGTGTCCACAAGGGAACTTCGCTCCCGTCGACCAGGGCGGTGGTGGGTGCGCCGGTGACGCACACCTCGGTGGGGTGGGAGAACCGCAGGGTCACGCCGTCCACAGTGCACTCCAGGCCGGGCGCGCCTTCCGGGTTGCCGAGCGCGAGGTTGCCCAGCCGGAGCGAACGGTCGTCCATCGGCCCGCTCGGCGGGACCCCGACGTGCCAGAAGCCGGTGCGGCCCGGCCAGTCCTGCACGGTCGTCATCGTCCCGCCGCGCACGACGTCGATGCGGGGTTCGCCGTCCTCGATGCCGTCCAAGGTGGACGTGTCGTGGGCGGCCGCGCCGAACGCCGCGTCGGCGGCCGCCGCCCGCAGCTGCCCGAGGTTGGTGCGCACGCCGTCGACCCGGGTCACGGCGAGCGCTTCCCGCAGGTGCGCGAGTGCGTCGTCGCGGTCGGCGCCGGTGCAGATCACCTTGGCCAGCAACGGGTCGTAGTGGGTGGTGACGGTCGTGCCCGGTTCGACCCAGGTGTCGACGCGGACGTCTTCGGGCAGCGTGACCCGCGTGACGAGCCCCGCGCTCGGCCGGTGCCCGGCGCTCGGGTCTTCGGCGTACACCCGCGCTTCGACGGCGTGCCCGCGCGCGATCGGCACCGCGCGGAACATCGCGCGGTCGCCTTGGGCGAGCCGCAGCATCCAGGCGACCAGGTCGACGCCGTAGACCGCCTCGGTGACCGGGTGCTCGACCTGCAGGCGCGTGTTGACCTCGAGGAAGGCTGCCTCTTCGCGCTCGGGGTCGTAGACGTACTCGACCGTGCCCGCCGAGCGGTACCGCACCGACGAGCACAGCGCGACGGCCGAGTCGACGAGCTGCTTCCGGACGGCGGCCGGCAGGTCCGGCGCCGGGCACTCCTCGACGACCTTCTGGTTGCGCCGCTGCAGGGAGCAGTCGCGGGTGCCCAGCGCCAGGACTTCGCCGAAGCCGTCGCCGAAGACCTGGACCTCGACGTGCCGGGCGCGGCGCACCAGCCGTTCCAGGAACACGCCGGAGTTCGCGAAGCTCTTGGCCGCGATGCTCCGCACGGAGTCCCATGCCTCCCGCAGCTCCCCGGGCGTGGCGCACGCGCGCATCCCGATCCCACCGCCGCCCCCGGTCGCCTTGAGCATCACCGGGTAACCGATGTCCGCGGCGCGGGCCGCGGCTTCGTCCACATCGGACAGCAGACCGGTGCCGGCGAGCAGCGGGACGCCCGCGGCGATCGCCGCCTCCCGGGCGGTGTGCTTGCTGCCGAACACCTCCAGGTGCCCGGGCGACGGCCCGGCGAACGCGAGCCCGGCGTCCTCGCAGGCCCGCGCGAACGCGGCGTCCTCGGACAGGAACCCGTAGCCGGGGTGGACGGCGTCGCAGCTGGTTTCGAGCGCGGCCTCGACGATCGCGCCGGCCCGCAGGTAGCTTTCCGCCGCGGGCGCCGGCCCGAGCCGCACCGCCCGGTCGGCGAGCCGCACGTGCGGGGCGAGGCGGTCGGCGTCGGAGTACACCGCGACGGTCTCGAGGCCGAGCTCCCGGGCGGTGCGCAGGATCCGGACCGCGATCTCGCCGCGGTTGGCGACGAGCAGCCTCACTCGCCGCCTCCGGGGGACGTCACGACCAGGCGCACCGGCGTCGGGTCGAACCCGTTGCAGGGGTTGTTGATCTGCGGGCAGTTCGACACGAGCACGAGGACGTCGGTCTCCGCGCGCAGCCGGACTTCGAGGCCGGGCGCGGAGATCCCGTCGACGATGCCGAGGGTGCCGTCCTCTTCGACCGGCACGTTCATGTACCAGTTGACGTTGCTGACCAGGTCACGCTTGCCCAGCCCCCACTTCGCGCCCTCGCTGAGGAAGTTCTCGACGCAGGCGTGCTGGAAACGGGTGTGCTGGCCGTAGCGGAGGCTGTTGGACTCCTTGCTGCACGCGCCGCCGAGCGTGTCGTGCCGACCGCAGGTGTCGGCGACGACGGTCAGCAGCGGGGCGCTCTCCTGGGTGCGCAGGACGCTGCCGGTGGTCAGGAAGATGTTGCGCTGGGCCGCGATCGTCGCTGCTGCACTGTAGCGTTGGGCCGTGTCGTTCGCGTCGTAGCAGAGGAAGTCGACGGCCTGGTTGCCGCCGAGGTCGATGATCGCCAGCTCCTGCCCGCGCCGGAGCACCGTCGAGAACGGGGCGCGCGCGGCGACGTCGAACGTCAGCGTCAGCTGGGACTGGTACGCCGTGCTCATGCGATCCCCCGGGCGGTCAGGTAGTCGGCGGTGTTCTCGAAGGCCCGCCGCGTCTCCGGCGAGTGCGTCCACTCCGGACTGTCCGGAGTGGACGGCCGGTCGCGCCAGGCGAGCACTTCGAGGTTCGTCACGGTGTAGTCCGGCCGCGGGTCGACCGGGTGCGCCACGTTCGCGATGAGCATGACCGACGGGATTTCGATCCGCAGCTCGACGGATTTCCCCGCGCCCGCGGACCCGGTGAAGTCCAGGTCGCCTTCCGGCCGGACGCACACCCCCTGGAAGAACGACAGGCTCGGCGGCAGGTCCCGCGGCCCGAGGCCGTTCTTGGCCGCGGCCAAGGTGAACAGCGGCAGCCCGGCGGGGGAGGGGCCCTGCGGGGCGCCGTCGCCGTAGCGCTCGGTGTTGCCATCCACAGTGGACGTTCCGCACAGTGCGTCGTGCCGCTCGCTGGAGTCCGCGACGATCGTCGCGAGCACCCGGCCCTGGTCCGACAGCAGTGCGACCTTCGGGCCGAGGTAGGCGTTCCACTGCACCTTCACCGTGTCCGCGACGTTCAGCCGCTCCCACGGCGCGTCGGCGTTGAACAACAGCAGGTGCGCGCACGCGTCGCCGTCGACGTCGGTCAGCCGCAGCCGGGTGCCCCGCGCCAGCACCTTGTGCGTGTACCCGCCACCGGCCACCGTTTCGGCCCAGGTCAGCGCCTCGGGCGCGACCTCGGGGGGCGGTGCCGGCCACGTGCTCGCCGGGATCGACGGCATCGTTTCGACCACGGTGCCGGCCTGGGCGCGGGCGTGGTCGCGGGCGCCGTAGGGGGTGGCGGTGGTGCTCATGGACGTCCTCTCTCAGAGCGCGGGTTCGAGGGCGGGGGCGGGACGCAGCCGCAGCCAGCAGAGCCGGCCGATCACCAGTGCGCCGCCGACGAACTCTATCGGGAACAAGAGCATCCAGGGGGCGCCCGAACCGGTCACGTCGTAGATCTCCGGGCGCGGCCAGGCGATGTTCACGATCATGGCGATGCCGTAGAGAACGGCCGCTCCGTTCACCGGGACGCCCCAGCGGCCGAGGGAGAACAGCCCGGGCTCGGCGGGGAAGCGCCCGCGCAGCCGCTTCACCAGCAGGGGCCCGGTGACCAGCAGGTACGCCAGGTAGACGACCACCACCGACGTCCCGGTGATCGTGCTGAACAGCGTCGGGTTGCCGAGGTTGAGCAGCAGCAACCCGATCGCGAGCGCGCCGGACACGAGGGCCGGCGCGACCGGCGTCCCCGTGCGCGAACTCACCGACGAAAGTCGGGCGGAGGCGGGGAGCGCGCCGTCGCGGGCCATCGCGTAGATCAGCCGGACGGTGCCCGTTTGGATGGTCAGGGTGCAGACGACGACGGCGATCGCGACGTCGGCGAGGAAGATCCGGCCGAGGGTGTCGCCGAAGACGGCGGTGATCACGTACGGCAGGCCGTGGCCGGCGAGCTGCCCGTCGGTGAGGCTCGGCGCGGCCATCAGCGCGGTGAGCACCACGGCCAGCCCGCCGATCCCGGACACGAGCACCGCTCGCAGCACCGCGCGCGGAGCGGCCCTTCGCGCGTTCTTCGTCTCTTCGGCGACCGACGCGGCGGTGTCGAAGCCGTAGAGGACGTACGCCGCCATGAGCGCCGAAGCGAGCACTCCGCCTGTTCCGGCGCTCGTGCCGGGAGCGTCGTGCAGCACGACCTGCGGCCCGCGGACCGCGAACAGGGCCAGGCCGGTGATGAGGACGACGACGCCGAGCAGCTCGGCCGCGACCCCGACGTCGTTGATCCGCGCGATCAGCCGCACGCCGCCGG
The window above is part of the Amycolatopsis camponoti genome. Proteins encoded here:
- a CDS encoding allophanate hydrolase — encoded protein: MSLVERVRAAYRRIEQVDRPEIWIDLRPEAEVLAEAAALEERGLPLYGKLVAVKGNIDVAGLPTTAGCPAYAYRPAADAPIVARLRAAGALVLGTTNLDQFATGLVGTRSPYGAVRNAVDPAYVSGGSSSGSAVAVALGIVDLALGTDTAGSGRVPAAFNGIVGLKPTPGLLPTEGIVPACASIDCVSLFARTVEEAAFALTCLAEPAQVHTGRFRLGIPDRLGPLEAGWAEAFEATVAEYAAAGAEVTTVDISAFLEAANLLYGGAFVAERYTAVGEFLEAHPDAVDPVVHGIITGARDIPAHRLFADQRTLAGLRTEALAVLAGVDAILTPTTTEHPTIAAVAADPVAVNARLGRFTNSTNLFGLSALAVPAGTVAGRPFGVMLAGAPHDDLKLAALAGLRGERVPIAVVGAHLRGQPLNHELTSRGGRFVSEVSTSASYRLFALDTLPPKPGLVRVASGGVAIAAEVWDLPVKGFGEFVSRIPAPLAIGKVELADGSRVSGFLCEPAATEEAEDISEKGGWLAYLG
- the uca gene encoding urea carboxylase, which codes for MRLLVANRGEIAVRILRTARELGLETVAVYSDADRLAPHVRLADRAVRLGPAPAAESYLRAGAIVEAALETSCDAVHPGYGFLSEDAAFARACEDAGLAFAGPSPGHLEVFGSKHTAREAAIAAGVPLLAGTGLLSDVDEAAARAADIGYPVMLKATGGGGGIGMRACATPGELREAWDSVRSIAAKSFANSGVFLERLVRRARHVEVQVFGDGFGEVLALGTRDCSLQRRNQKVVEECPAPDLPAAVRKQLVDSAVALCSSVRYRSAGTVEYVYDPEREEAAFLEVNTRLQVEHPVTEAVYGVDLVAWMLRLAQGDRAMFRAVPIARGHAVEARVYAEDPSAGHRPSAGLVTRVTLPEDVRVDTWVEPGTTVTTHYDPLLAKVICTGADRDDALAHLREALAVTRVDGVRTNLGQLRAAAADAAFGAAAHDTSTLDGIEDGEPRIDVVRGGTMTTVQDWPGRTGFWHVGVPPSGPMDDRSLRLGNLALGNPEGAPGLECTVDGVTLRFSHPTEVCVTGAPTTALVDGSEVPLWTPVEVPAGATLDVRACTAGLRSYVLVRGGVDVPAFLGSAATFTLGRFGGHGGRALAAGDVLQCGPAPADPVVGPVADRPEFAAHWTIGALEGPHAAPEFFTPGDVDAFYATEWQVHFNSARTGVRLVGPRPEWARADGGEAGLHPSNIHDTPYAIGAVDYTGDLPILLGPDGPSLGGFVCPATVATGERWKLGQLRPGDTVRFVPIDADHAAVLRQQPATAVTPTRQARQDGGVLGRLSSSDDEPSVTYRRSGDDNLLVEYGEMTLDLALRMRVHALGERLAAEGVPGIVDLTPGIRSLQVHVDPDALPVEKALGLVRELERDLPPTAELEVPSRRVRLPLSWDDPATREAIERYMTGVRDDAPWCPWNIEFIRRVNGLSDVDEVYRTVFDAEYLVLGLGDVYLGAPVATPLDPRHRLVTTKYNPARTWTAENSVGIGGAYLCIYGMEGPGGYQFVGRTVQVWNSWHGGEQPWNLRFFDRISWYPVSADELLELRAQSSSGQLELDTTDGTFKLAEYQEFLADNADGIAGFRATQAAAFEAERRAWAAAGEFDPKPEPVTLPPKRVEAPPGGHVVEAPFAATVWRVDVAAGERVEDAQSLVTLEAMKTEARIPAPAGGEVVEVLVSPGDQVAPGTPLVVLG
- a CDS encoding urea amidolyase associated protein UAAP2, which encodes MSTAYQSQLTLTFDVAARAPFSTVLRRGQELAIIDLGGNQAVDFLCYDANDTAQRYSAAATIAAQRNIFLTTGSVLRTQESAPLLTVVADTCGRHDTLGGACSKESNSLRYGQHTRFQHACVENFLSEGAKWGLGKRDLVSNVNWYMNVPVEEDGTLGIVDGISAPGLEVRLRAETDVLVLVSNCPQINNPCNGFDPTPVRLVVTSPGGGE
- a CDS encoding urea amidolyase associated protein UAAP1; the protein is MSTTATPYGARDHARAQAGTVVETMPSIPASTWPAPPPEVAPEALTWAETVAGGGYTHKVLARGTRLRLTDVDGDACAHLLLFNADAPWERLNVADTVKVQWNAYLGPKVALLSDQGRVLATIVADSSERHDALCGTSTVDGNTERYGDGAPQGPSPAGLPLFTLAAAKNGLGPRDLPPSLSFFQGVCVRPEGDLDFTGSAGAGKSVELRIEIPSVMLIANVAHPVDPRPDYTVTNLEVLAWRDRPSTPDSPEWTHSPETRRAFENTADYLTARGIA
- a CDS encoding amino acid permease, which produces MADELAAFGYRQELRRSLGGFSAFAAGFSFVSILTTVFQLFGFGYTFGGPLFFWTWPVVLAGQVLVALTFAELAARYPLAGSVYQWAKQLARGFLGWLAGWMMLLGCVVALAAAAIALQIVLPSVWDGFQLVGGDPAVTSPSGAANAVLLGTLLLLFTTAVNAGGVRLIARINDVGVAAELLGVVVLITGLALFAVRGPQVVLHDAPGTSAGTGGVLASALMAAYVLYGFDTAASVAEETKNARRAAPRAVLRAVLVSGIGGLAVVLTALMAAPSLTDGQLAGHGLPYVITAVFGDTLGRIFLADVAIAVVVCTLTIQTGTVRLIYAMARDGALPASARLSSVSSRTGTPVAPALVSGALAIGLLLLNLGNPTLFSTITGTSVVVVYLAYLLVTGPLLVKRLRGRFPAEPGLFSLGRWGVPVNGAAVLYGIAMIVNIAWPRPEIYDVTGSGAPWMLLFPIEFVGGALVIGRLCWLRLRPAPALEPAL